The following are from one region of the Juglans regia cultivar Chandler chromosome 10, Walnut 2.0, whole genome shotgun sequence genome:
- the LOC108997845 gene encoding uncharacterized protein LOC108997845, producing MDDFNRWIHQGGLIEMNYQGRKFSWYNGQHGLSRAWAQLDRVLLDAKLLIAFPNARCSYLSRSTSDHSPMFIEFLKDPFTYGPSPFRFQQMWIEHLDFMSFVQMVWSEPMVATGLMKLASKPKKFKVALREWNKRVFGQTNTQIAILEEKVEGLEHSLHSNWNNEVERELVRYSTELSTWRQREDMRLAQMAKIKWRMEGDRNSKFFNVWLSIKRHRKIHKLRTTDGLEFNSPEEIHLGAIEYFLEFLQRSNQPRDLPDLTNLISPVIEE from the coding sequence ATGGATGACTTTAATAGATGGATTCACCAGGGCGGGTTGATTGAAATGAATTATCAGGGGAGAAAGTTTTCATGGTACAATGGTCAGCATGGATTATCTAGAGCTTGGGCTCAGTTGGATAGAGTGCTTCTTGATGCAAAGTTACTGATAGCATTTCCGAATGCACGCTGTTCATATTTATCAAGGTCAACGTCGGATCATAGTCCCATGTTTATAGAATTCCTAAAAGATCCTTTTACTTATGGTCCCTCTCCATTTaggtttcagcaaatgtggattGAGCACCTTGATTTTATGAGCTTTGTACAGATGGTGTGGTCTGAACCAATGGTAGCTACAGGACTCATGAAATTAGCTAGTAAACCTAAAAAGTTTAAGGTGGCTCTACGTGAATGGAACAAGAGGGTGTTTGGGCAGACCAATACTCAGATTGCTATTCTTGAAGAGAAGGTTGAGGGGCTTGAGCACTCGCTGCATAGTAATTGGAATAATGAGGTTGAGAGGGAGCTTGTGAGGTACTCTACTGAGTTGTCTACTTGGAGGCAAAGGGAAGATATGAGATTGGCTCAGATGGCTAAAATTAAGTGGAGAATGGAAGGTGATCGGAACTCAAAATTCTTTAATGTTTGGTTATCGATTAAAAGGCATAGGAAAATTCATAAGTTGAGAACTACGGATGGGTTAGAGTTCAACTCACCAGAAGAAATTCATCTTGGTgccattgaatattttttggagTTCCTACAAAGATCAAATCAGCCAAGAGATTTGCCGGATTTAACAAACTTAATTTCGCCGGTTATTGAAGAATAG